DNA sequence from the Oceanithermus desulfurans genome:
GCAGTACTTCTTGATCTCCAGCTTGCCCGTGGTGTTGCGGCGGTTCTTCTCGGTCGCATAGTTGCGCCGCTTGCACTCGGTGCACTCCAACAATACCTTAA
Encoded proteins:
- the rpmG gene encoding 50S ribosomal protein L33 — encoded protein: MASDVRIKVLLECTECKRRNYATEKNRRNTTGKLEIKKYCPWCRKHTVHKEVKA